The following are encoded in a window of Zymoseptoria tritici IPO323 chromosome 4, whole genome shotgun sequence genomic DNA:
- the FAE4 gene encoding putative ferulic acid Esterase/Feruloyl esterase precursor (Ferulic Acid Esterase/Feruloyl Esterase Precursor) — translation MGSFPSTPVPSVPPNSTMTCASLCSTLTFPPDLATDLVSCVPYAANSTITIEGGQRDATCGTTVTPSVDICRVVLNVITSSESQTYMEVWLPDGETEWNGRTMSTDNGGVNGCVKFVDMNYAVGLGFAAIGDNAGHNGSSFDGSWFAESNELILDWVYRARHASVQAGKSIVQQFYSVPAAYSYYIGCSAGGAQGLKSAQVYPNDFDGIISGSAAADFNHLQAWSGRFVQLTGLNTTDPKFLTQANWITVQAAILDQCDESIDGVADGILEDPTQCAFDSSVLSCTNNATLSGCLTDTQVNTVNEVFTALYDTAGDLLFPGLLYGSQVDAFRLGQLSGSIQGISSDWYRLAVLKDPSWNPLDMDQADYALADSQDREHGGVSGWSGDLSQFNAAGGKLLMFHGMADPLVAASNSQRYYLKVAQTMGLDSPQMDDFLRFFRISGMAHCGVGGISGAGAWMFGQNKIASAASTNIITELQNWVENDSAPDTLTGTKFWWDTPSLGIQFERRHCRFPYRTTFVGGGADPNSLDSWSCVKIDDWQECAVGATPRLCNADGSFK, via the coding sequence ATGGGATCCTTTCCATCCACACCGGTTCCATCGGTGCCGCCGAATTCCACAATGACTTGCGCAAGTCTTTGCTCTACACTCACATTTCCTCCGGACCTCGCCACCGATCTGGTGTCTTGCGTTCCATACGCAGCAAACTCAACGATAACGATTGAGGGCGGCCAGAGAGATGCAACATGCGGTACCACAGTCACACCGTCCGTTGATATCTGCCGAGTCGTGTTGAATGTCATTACGAGCAGTGAGTCGCAAACGTACATGGAAGTCTGGCTACCCGATGGCGAGACCGAATGGAATGGGCGCACCATGAGCACCGACAATGGTGGTGTCAACGGATGCGTCAAGTTTGTCGACATGAACTACGCTGTAGGCTTGGGATTTGCTGCCATCGGAGACAACGCTGGCCACAATGGATCGTCCTTTGATGGAAGCTGGTTCGCGGAGTCGAACGAGCTCATCCTCGATTGGGTTTACCGAGCACGCCATGCTTCTGTACAAGCCGGAAAGTCCATCGTGCAACAGTTCTACTCGGTACCCGCTGCGTACTCCTACTACATCGGATGCTCCGCTGGTGGTGCTCAAGGTCTCAAGTCTGCGCAGGTCTATCCTAATGACTTCGATGGCATTATATCTGGATCTGCTGCCGCCGACTTCAACCATCTGCAAGCCTGGTCTGGTCGCTTCGTTCAATTGACTGGCCTCAACACTACCGATCCAAAATTCCTCACCCAGGCAAACTGGATCACTGTTCAGGCCGCCATACTCGACCAGTGCGATGAGTCCATTGATGGTGTCGCCGATGGTATTCTTGAGGATCCAACGCAATGCGCCTTCGACTCTTCCGTGCTCTCTTGCACCAATAACGCAACCCTTTCCGGCTGCTTGACCGACACACAAGTCAACACCGTCAACGAAGTCTTCACAGCACTCTACGACACTGCCGGCGACCTTCTCTTCCCTGGCCTCCTCTACGGCTCCCAAGTTGACGCCTTCCGCCTCGGTCAGCTGTCCGGCTCTATCCAAGGAATTTCCAGCGACTGGTACAGACTTGCTGTCCTCAAAGATCCATCCTGGAACCCTCTCGACATGGACCAAGCCGACTACGCCCTTGCCGACTCTCAAGACCGCGAGCACGGTGGAGTCTCTGGATGGTCAGGCGACCTCTCGCAGTTCAACGCCGCTGGCGGGAAGCTTCTGATGTTCCACGGCATGGCCGACCCGCTTGTCGCTGCGTCCAACTCGCAACGCTACTACCTCAAGGTCGCCCAGACCATGGGTCTCGACAGTCCTCAGATGGATGACTTCCTGCGTTTCTTCCGCATTTCCGGCATGGCACATTGCGGTGTGGGAGGTATCTCTGGCGCGGGAGCCTGGATGTTCGGACAGAACAAGATCGCGAGTGCAGCATCGACGAATATCATCACTGAGCTGCAGAACTGGGTGGAGAATGATTCGGCGCCGGACACCTTGACTGGCACCAAATTTTGGTGGGATACACCAAGTTTGGGCATTCAATTCGAGAGGAGGCATTGCAGGTTCCCGTACCGCACAACGTTTGTCGGAGGTGGAGCGGATCCCAATTCACTGGACAGCTGGAGCTGTGTGAAGATTGATGATTGGCAGGAGTGCGCTGTCGGTGCGACGCCGAGGTTGTGCAATGCTGATGGGTCGTTCAAGTGA